The Pelosinus sp. IPA-1 genome includes the window TATCTTATTTTGAGTGATAATTTTGCTTATGCTTATGTATTCAGCTATTCTTCGCGGCAAATGCCATTAGCGTATAAGCTTTCTGCGTTCTGGGCTGGCCAAGAGGGATCGTTCATGCTTTGGTTAGTATTTCATGTAGTCTTTGGACTGATTATGATTCGTAAAAATACTGCGCCACCTGGAACCATGTCTATATATTGCGGGCTGCAAGCGATTTTGCTGATTTTATTGTTGGTAAAAAGCCCCTTTATGATGTTGGCTGATCTTAAACTAGATGGAGTGGGGCTCAATCCTTTACTGCAGGATCCCTGGATGGTGATTCATCCGCCAATACTATTTCTAGGTTATGCAGGATTGGCTGTTCCCTTTGCCTATGGGCTCGGAGGGCTGCTGTCTGGAAAGCATGAGTCATGGGTAGAGCGGGCATTACCCTGGACTCTCATTGCTTGGTCTGCATTAGGAGCTGGTATTTTTATTGGTGGTTTCTGGGCGTATAAGGTGCTTGGCTGGGGCGGGTACTGGGCTTGGGATCCAGTGGAGAATTCTTCCCTAGTACCCTGGTTAGTCGGTGGTGCTTTCGTTCATCTGTTATTAGTGACGCGGATTCGTTTAGCAGCGGTGAAAGGATCCTATGTGGCAGTTATTTTCACCTTTATTTTAGTATTATATGGAACGTTCCTAACTCGTAGTGGGATACTCAGTGATTTTTCTACCCACTCTTTTGCTGATGAAGGAGTCGGTACTATCTTGGCTGTATTTCTGATGCTAACAATTGGGGTAGCCTTACTATTACTCATTATGCGCTGGCCTAGTTTGCCACAGGGAGAGACATATACAAGGGTTAACAGTAAAGAGTTTATATTGGCGGCAGCGGCATTGACGCTTTCACTGCTAGGTTTTCTAGTGCTAGTGGGTATGTCGGCACCTTTGTTGACGATGATGTTAGGCAATCCTCAGAGCGTCAGCACTGTTTTTTACAACACGACGTCCTTACCGCTAGCAGTTATGCTGATGCTGCTTTTAACTGTGGGGCCAGTACTTTCAAGAGGGGGGAATGAAGCCTCACTTGTTAAAAGATATTGGTGGCTAATTATAGTAGCCTGCGTTGGTGTTTTTGTGGGCATTGGGTATGGACTGCGTCAACCAATGCTGTTGATCACCATTACTCTGGCGTTCACGGCAGTAGTGATGAGTATTCCGGGAATAGTGGGAGGTAAGACTCTTAACCGTCCTGGAGCTGTTGCCCACATGGGTCTTGGGCTTATGGTAATGGGAATTGTCATTTCTTCAGCGGCAAGTCAATCGATAACAGCTAATTTTGTTCTTGGTGAAAGCCAAGAAGTATTTGGTTCTCAAATCACCTATAAAGGCAAATATACATTAGATGCTGATAAAGGTTTGTATCAAAATTTTCAGGTAGATGGTCTAGAAAAGTATTCACTACAGCCCTATACCAAGCTAAATAAAGAGGGCAATCCAGCGGCTCGGGAGCCTGGTATCCATCGGGGAATGGCTGCCGATATCTATCTGGCACCGATTGTATCTGAGGAAAGGCAAGTTGCCAAGGAAGTTATGCTAAAAAAGGGTGACCAGAAGATAGTAGAAGGTTTGGTCATTAAGTTTGTTGACGTAAGCATGGCAGGACAAGAAAATAATCAAAACATTAGAATACAAGCTACTTTGGAAGTAACGAAAGACGGCAATATACAAGAAATTAGACCTGAAATGATCTATCGTAATGGCCAGACTAAAGTTGCGCCAGTGAAAGTTTTTGATACCTATGAAATTGGGCTAAATGCTGTCAACCCAGCGGAAAAGGCAGTAAGTTTAGGGGTGCGTAATTTAGCTGGAGTTAGTAGTTTAGAACAAATTGATGTAGAAATCACCCACAAACCGCTGATTAACCTAGTTTGGTTGGGAGCTATCCTTATTACGATTGGCACTAGCTGGGCTGGTATCAGACGTATACCAAATTAAAATATTTTACAATACAAAAGAATTGAAGAAGATAAATATGCGGTATTTTGAGTAACATGGGGTCAACGTCCTGTTGCCGGGACTGGATAGTTAAACCCAAACGTAAAGAAAGGAGGGGGAATATTTGAATACTGGTCAATATCTGAACCGCAATGCCTTAAAGCTTATGCTAATAGGCATGGTTATTACAGTGATCGGTATGGCTTTTACTGTCGTCGGGTTTAAATTTGCTGATAGTCCTGCATTTTGCGGCTCCTGCCATTCGATGGAGCAAGCTCATGCTACGTGGCAGGTAAGTAATCACAAGCAGCTTGCCTGTACGGAATGTCATCTACCAAACAGAAATCTGGTAGAAAAGATGATTGTTAAGTCTCAGACCGGTATGCATGATACGTATCACGAAATATTACGCGACTATCCGGCTTCTATTAAAGTGTCAACTAAGGGGAAAGAAATTGTGGTTGATAACTGTTTGCGTTGTCATCAATCTACGGTAGAAAATACCAAGATGATGGCTGGGGGGGATGATTGTACAAAATGTCATCGTGGATTAGTCCACGGCATTGACAAAAGCAAGGGAGGGATGAAGGTTGAGTAAAGGGCAAAAGTCTTTAATTGCTTTATTGGCTGTGCTGCTCATCTTCTTTGGATTTGTTGTTACCCGCATTGGGATTGCCAAGCCCTCATCCAGTGTGAAATTGGCGAAAATTCCAGCTGGGGAATATGATCCAGCAGTATGGGGTAAAAATTATCCACTGCAATATGAAAGCTATAAGAAAATGATGGATATGTCGCCATCTCCTACGGGATATGGTGGCAGTGTAAAAGTGCAAAAGTCAGAGATGATGCCTGAATTGTTGATTAACTTTAAAGGCATGCCGTTTAGCAAAGATTATGCAGAAGACCGCGGTCATGTATATGCTTTGGAAGATTTGCGGGATTCCAAACGGATTGGCCCGGCGAGTAAAGGTGCCTGTATCACCTGCAAAACACCCTATGTAGAGAAGTTTTTTCAGGAAGATGGCTGGGGTTATGCTAATAAACCTTTGAATGAGTTGTTGGACAAGGCAGAGCATCCCGTGACCTGTGCAGAATGTCACGACTCAGAAACGATGAACCTACGCGTTGTCAATCCAGCCTTTATCGAAGCCCAGCAAAAGCGCGGTATTGATGTAACTAAAGCCAGTCGAGAAGAAATGCGTACTTACGTCTGCGCCCAATGCCACGCAGAATACTATTTTGAACCAGGAACCACTAAGGTTGTTTTCCCATGGAATAAAGGTTTGAAACCTGGGGAAATGTATGATGTATATGCAGAAAAACCAGGTAATTTTGCTCAGGACTGGAAACATCCTGATTCTCAGGCGTCGATGCTAAAAGCACAGCATCCGGATTATGAAACATTTTCAACAGGCACTCATGCCAAAGCTGGTGTAGCTTGTGCCGACTGTCATATGCCATATATGCGTAAAGATGGACAAAAATACACATCCCATTGGGTTACTAGCCCACTCAAAACGCTGGACGCCTCATGCAGTTCCTGCCATAGTCAAGGAACGGAGTGGCTACAAGAGCGAGTGAAAACCATGCAAGATGAAACCTTCCAAACCCTTCATGCTGCTGGTACTGTGATTGGTAAGGCCCATTTAGCCATTAAGACGGCTAGTGAAGTTCCTAATGCTGATCAGAATGAACTAGCGAAAGCACGAGAATTAGTGCGTAAGGCCCAATGGTATTGGGATTTTGTAGCTGCAGAAAACAGTATGGGTTTCCACAATCCAGATCAGAGTATACATACTGCAGCGCAAGCTTTAGATATGGGATATCAGGCTATTGAAGCTGCTAATCGGGCGGCGGGAATAAATACTTTATAAGTTTAAGGAGTTATATTGATTTCCAGCTTTAGCTGGATGAGTTTATTTTAATCAGGTGTTCAGAAAGGGTATAAGACTGGGCACCTGATTTTTATTAGAAGGATAAAGAGGGTGATTACTTGAGTAAAATGACCAAAACAATTGTTATTCAAGATATGCACTGTGCATCCTGCGAAGCACAGATCGAAAAAATGCTAAGACAATTAAATGGGGTTACTAAGGTAAAAGCCTGCTATGCCAGAAATACAGTGTCTGTCGAGTACGAAACAACGCATTGCCATTGGGATGAGATTAGCAATGTTATTATTAATCAGGGATATCGGATTGAGAGTGAAATAGGATCAGCTACTAAAATTAAAAGTATAATTGGCATGTTGAGCATATTTTTAGCCATTCTTATGCTGGGGCAATTTACTAGCGGTTTTGATATGAACTCCAAATTGAGAGGCGAAGTCACGTATTTTATCCTTTTTATGATTGGTGTTTTTACGTCACTGCATTGTGTTGGTATGTGCGGCGGTATTATGATGTCTCAAACTATCATTACAGGGGAAAAGTCGGTAACATTTCTACCGTCATTTTCCTATAACAGCGGGAGACTTGTGGGGTATACTGTGCTGGGCGGTGTATTTGGTGCTGTTGGTTCGATGATTTCCATTTCTATTGGTTTCATGTCGGGAGTTGCTATCTTTGCCGGTATATGCATGATTTTAATGGGAATAAATATGTCTGGTATTGCTATTTTGAGAGGCTATATTACCATACCCTGGTCTGCTTACTCACCAGCTTTAAAATCTAGAACTCCTTTTGTTGTGGGAATTTTAAATGGCTTGATGCCATGTGGTCCATTGCAAACCATGCAATTGTATGCCTTAGGTACTGGTAGTGCCTTAGATGGGGCAATTGCAATGTTTATTTTTGCAATTGGTACATTACCATTAATGCTATCTTTTGGCGTAGTAACTGGAATGATGAGCAAGAATCTCACGAAAAAGATCATGAAATGTAGTGGAGCTTTTGTTATTATTCTAGGTATAATTATGGCAAATCGTGGCTTGGCAATTGCTGGCTTTCAGATGCCATTTTCAAATTTCGTAGCCCAAACAAATAACGGTATCAGCATGGCTACTAAGGCAGAAATAAACACAGGCGTACAGACAATTAGAATAATTGCCAATAATCAAGGCTATGTACCTAATGTTTTATATGTACAAAAAAATATGCCAGTACGCTGGATCATCACTGGTGAACAGATAAATTCGTGTAATAACCAGATCATCATCCCTTCTTTAAATATTAAGAAAAAGCTGACAACTGGCGAGAACATCATCGAATTTACTCCGCAAGGTGAGGAGTTAAAATTTAGTTGCTGGATGGGGATGATTAGTGGAATTATCAAAGTGGTAGATGATATCAATGCTGTAGATATTTCAAAAGAAATTGTATCGATACCTTCAGGTAGCGGTTGTTGTAGCACTGATGGTACATCCCAGTGTTGTAGTAGTGCAAAAGATCAGGTTAGTATATACGGAGACGATATTGAAAAAGTACCAACTGAGCGTTTGGTTCATAAGGCGATAGTGTCTGGTGATAAGCAAATTGTAAACATTATAGGGACCGGATACGAATTGGAACCTTTAATTAGTGTCGTGAAGAAGGGGAAGGACACATCCATCAAGTTTAATTTTACGGCATTTGATAAGCCAGAAGGAAATTGGGAACTTGTGGATTATAGCGAGAAAAAAGTGATCTACGCTTTTGACGGTAGAAAAGAAGGAAACATAATAGAATTATATACTAAATCTCTCGGTACCTTAGGGATATATAAAGATAAAAAAGTGGTCGGTATTATTGAAGTGGTTGAAGATTTAAAGGATATAGATAAAGAAAAAATTAGAGCCAAGTTTCTAAATTAAACTATCTTCTACATTTATGGTAATAAACGTAGAAGATGGTTGTGAAACATTAAATAAGTTTCTTAGAAATAATGGTTTAAAGGAAATTACAAAACAATACTTACAGTTCCGTCCATTGATGCCATATTAATGAAATAAACCAATTTTAAAATCCCAGAAGCCTTCAAAATCAAGGTTTCTGGGATTTTAAAATTCTGGTGGGCATGTCCGCGTACTGGAGGGCTTTCTGTTGGCCATTTAGGCTATACTAAAAAAACGCTTGACTTGGAGTTAACTTCAAGTGATAGACTAAATTACAGGAAGTAAACAATTCTGCATCAAAAGTTATTGAATGAACCGATGATGTTTTATTTGGATAAGTTCTTATCATTAGGAGGATTGATTATGAAATATCGAACAATAGGGAAAACAGGGATTCAAGTCTCAAGTTTATGTTTTGGTACGATGTCTTTTGGCGGAAACGCTGATGAAGAAACATCTAAAGCAATGTTTAAGCGCTGTCGTGAAGCTGGTATCAACTTTTTTGATACTGCAAACGTTTATAGTCAAGGACGGTCTGAACAAATACTAGGAGAATGTATTGCTGATTGTCGAGATGAAATTGTACTTACTACAAAGGTTTTTTATCCAACAGGAAAAGATATTAATGCCGGGGGACTTTCTCGTCGTCACATTATGCTTGAAGTTGAAAAAAGCTTACGACGGTTAAAAACGGATCGCATTGATTTTTACTTTGTGCATTGTTTTGATGAAAATACTCCGATGGAAGAAACACTTCGCGCACTTGATGATCTTCAAGCCCAAGGTAAAATCCTCTATCCAGCGGTAAGCAATTGGGCAGCCTGGCAAATTACTAAAGCATTAGGGATTTCGGCAAGAGAGCAGCTTGCTCGTTTTGAATTAATACAACCCATGTATAACTTAGTTAAACGTCAAGCTGAGGTCGAGATTTTGCCTCTCGCCGCTTCTGAACAAATAGGCGTTATTTCCTATAGCCCTTTAGGGGCGGGACTTTTGACAGGAAAATATGGGGTGAATAAGCGACCAGAGCAAGGCCGACTAGTTGAAGAAAAAAGATATACGGATCGTTATACTGATGAAATCAATTTTGTTATAGCCGACCGATTTAATGCATATGCTGCGCAACATGGTATGCATCCTGCAACGCTTGCAGTTGCTTGGGTTATGTCTAATCCTGCAATAACAGCCCCCATTATCGGGGCAAGAAATTTAGAACAGCTTGAGTATTCCCTCGCTGCTATTGATGTGGATATGACTCCAGAGCGGCGTAATGAAATCTCTTTACTTTCTATTACTCCTGTACCTGCAACGGATCGTGCAGAAACCCTGCTACCCAGTTGGACATGATTCTCGGATGAACATCGCTATCTAAACATAGGAGGCAAGATTTGGAACAGAGATCTGTAGCAACAAAAAAGTTATTTACGAATCAGGATTTATACAAATTATTTCTGCCCGTTATCGTAGAGCAGTTTTTAGAATATTTAGTAGGATTAGTAGACTCCATCATGGTAGCGCATGTGGGGGAAGCAGCCGTGTCTGGCGTGTCTTTGGTAGACTTTGTCATGGCACTACTCATTAGTTTGTTTGCAGCGATGTCCACTGGTGGCGTAGTGATTGCGGGGCAGTATTTGGGCAGGAAACAGAAGGAAGAAGCAAGAGAAGCAGCGAATCAGCTCGTATGGTTTTCCGGTGCTGTATCCGTCCTCATCATGGTACTAATCTATCTGGGGAAACCGCTTATTTTAAATGGTCTGTTTGGGCAGATTACGGATGAAGTACGCAGGGATGCGAATACGTATCTGATGATTACAGCTATATCCATTCCCTTTTTGGCACTGTATAATGCGGGGGCTGCTATATTCCGTACTATGGGTAATTCCAAACTGCCCATGAAGGTGATGCTGGCTATGAACATAGCGCATGCGATAGGAAATGCAATACTTATTTACGGCTTTCACTTTGGGACTGAGGGTGTTGCCATACCGACCTTGCTATCACGTATAGCGGCTGCAGTTATTATAATCGCATTGGCTTTCAACAAAAAGCATTCCATATATATAACGAAAAGTTTAAAACACAAATTTAATTGGTCGATGCTCAAAAGAATCTTAAGCATAGGTGTTCCATATGGACTAGAAAATGGTTTGTTCTATCTGGGAAGAATTATTGTACTCAGTCTTGTTGCTACGTTCGGTACGGCAGCAATTGCGGCAAATGCGGTGTCAGGCACCATTGTAATGTTTCAAGTGCTGCCGGGGATGGCAATTGGTCTTGGATTAACTGTAGTTATAGCAAGATGCGTAGGCGCAGGAGATTATGAACAGGCTAAATATTATACAAAAAAGATTATGGGTATTGTGTATGTGGCTCATGTGGTGAGTTGCGGAGTAGTACTTGCTTTACTGCCTTTCGTAATGGACGTTTATGGGTTATCTGAGGCAGCAACTACGATGACCACGAAAAATGTATGGTGGCATGCAGCATTTATGGTTGTAATTTGGCCCCTTGCTTACACCTTACCCGTGACATTCCGTGCATCAGGAGATGCCAAATTTCCCATGATTGTTGGTATTTTGTCCATGTTTTTCTGTCGTATTGCACTAGCTTATTTACTAAGTATTTATTTTAATATGGGAATGTTCGGCACATGGGTAGCTATGTTTATTGATTGGATTGTCAAGTCAATCATTTTCGTTCACAGATATATAAGTGAACGATGGACTCAGTTTCATGCAATTTAACTGATTTCTGTATAGGACCCCGCAAACGTCTGAAAGTAAATGCGGTTGCCCAGTACTATCAGCATTGCGTCGAGAAAGTTGCCGGAGTCCTACAGAGTCTGATTTAGGAAGACAAGGTCAAGTATAGGAGGGAGGGGAAATATGGAATATCGAATTTTAGGAAGAACAGGTATCAAAGTAAGTGCCATCGGGATTGGCGGTGAGGGATTTGAAAATAAAAATTATGAAGACTCTGAAGCAATCATTGATTGTGCAATCAGTGAAGGTATTAATTTTATTGATCTATATAATTCAAATCCAAAAGTTAGAAATCATGTTGGTAAAGCGTTAAGTAAATATCCTCGAAGTAGTTTTGTTATTGAGGGACATCTATGTTCCACCTGGGATAACGGACAATATCGACGTACTAGGGATTTTAATGAAGTTGTCAATGCATATGAAGACTTTTTAACTAGAATGCAGTTAGACTATGTCGATGTAGGGATGATTCATTATGTTGACGATCAAAAGGATTTTGATAACATTTTTAATGGAGAAATAATTAAATATGCAAAAGAATTAAAAGAAAAAGGAGTTATTAAGTCTTTAGGAATATCCACACATAATACAGATATTGCTTTTAGAGCAGTGGAAACAGGAATCATTGATGTAATTTTATTTAGCATCAATGCTGCTTATGATATGCTACCAGCCAGTGAGGATGTAAACATACTGTTTGAAGAAAGTACTTTTAAAAATAGAACTTATGAAGGTATTGATCCAAAACGTGATAAGTTATACCAAACTTGTGAAAATGCGAGTGTTGCATTGACTGTTATGAAAGGATATGCAGCGGGAGTATTATTAAGTGACAAAGAATCGCCCTTTAAAAAAGCACTGACCCCGGTACAATGTTTACATTACTGTTTAACGAGACCGGCAGTTGCTTCCGTAATGGTTGGAGTATCTAATATAAATCAAGTAATTGCAGCAACCGCCTATATCACTGCAAGTAATAAAGAAAAAGATTATAGTGAAGTTCTGGCAAATGCATCAAGGAATTCATTTAGCGGACACTGTATGTATTGTGGACATTGTGCCCCATGTTCGAAAAAGATAGATATTGCATTAGTAAATAAATATTTAGATTTAGCATTAATTCAAGAAGATGTTCCTGAAACATTAATCAATCATTATGGTTTACTAGAACATCACGCAAATGAGTGCATAGAATGTGGGTTATGTATGAAAAACTGTCCATTTAATGTGGATATTATTAATAAAATGAAACAGGCTGTTAAACTTTTTGGCAAATAAATATTTTTCAGGCTGCATGGTTTTACCGAAAGTCTTTTTATAAAAACACTTGACCTGGACTTAACTCCAAGTGATAAACTTCTTATTAAGCAGGTAAAAATATATCGGGTGTAGTGCGTGAGAATGTCTGCCCGGAGGTGAAAGCGGCAGTGAAGGCTGTTTTGGGCCAATAAGAGATAGATAAAGATAAATAAAAATTATGTTATGGAGAGTCGATTATGAAAGTATTATATTACGATTGTTTTTGTGGCATCAGCGGCGATATGAATCTAGGTGCACTCTTGGATTTGGGGGTAGATGAAGCTTACTTAAGGCAAGAGTTGTCTAAGCTTAATCTAGATGTTGAATATGAGTTGCAGGTAAAAAAGGATAGCAAAAAGGGAATAAGCGGAACTAGAGTGGATGTAGTCTTAAAGGATGCAATGCATGTTCATAAGCACGACGACCACCACCACGACGAACATCATGAACACCATCATCATCATGAGGCACAGGCCGATATGGAGTCAGACAGTGGTCATACTCACCATGCTCATAGAAATTTAAAGGATATTGAAAACATAGTAATAAACAGCAGTTTAAATGATAGGGTTAAAAAGGTAAGCTTGGATATTTTTATGAAGGTAGCAGAGGCGGAAGCAAAGGTTCACGGAAAACCTTTATATGAAGTGCATTTCCATGAGGTTGGAGCCGTTGACTCTATTGTCGATATTGTGGGAGCTGCTGTGTGTTTAGATTATTTACAAGTGGATAAGATAATGGCTTCATCGGTTCAGGTAGGAGGAGGGTTTGTAAAATGTGCTCATGGTATCATTCCCGTTCCTGCTCCTGCAACAGTAGAAATCTTAAAGAATATCCCCATAAAATCAGGCATAGTGCCTTTTGAAACGACTACACCTACCGGGGCTGCAATATTGGCGGCAAATGTGGACGTTTTTACAGACCATATAGATTTTTCAATAGACAAGATTGGCTATGGGATAGGTCATAGAGATCTTGAGATTCCTAATGTTTTAAGGATATATCTTGGTTACGAAAATGCAAGCGATAAAGAAACAAGTCAACAAAAGGATAGAGGTTAACCCATTATGATTAATAATGAAAAGTATATAAATTTGATTCAGTGTTTAAAAGATATGGAGAAAGTTGTCTTGGCTTTCTCCGGAGGAGTAGACAGTACTTTTTTACTTAAAGCAGCTAAGGAAGCCTTGGGAGATAACTTTAAAGCAGTGACTATACAATCTCCCTATATTCCTAAATGGGAAATCGAAGAGGCCAAACAATTAGTAGCAGAACTTGGGGTAGCATTTGAAATACTAGAGGCGCCAATTATTGATGAAATTAGAAACAATCCTGAAAATAGATGTTATCTTTGCAAAACGGCGGTATTTAGCCAAATTAAAGCCATTGCGCAGAGAGAAGGGTATCCTTATGTTATTGATGGCACCAATTTTGACGATATCAGTGACTATAGACCAGGGTTAAAGGCGCTTAGGGAACTGGGGATAAAAAGTCCTTTATTAGAGTGTCACTTGAGTAAACAGGAAATAAGAAGTTTATCCAAAGAGCTAGGACTTACTACTTGGGATAAACCACCCTATGCATGTTTGCTTACCAGAATACCCTATGGTAATGTACTGAAAGAAGAAGATTTTATAAAAATAGAAAAAGCGGAAAAGTATATGATGGACCGAGGATTCCGGGCGATTCGAGTGCGATGCCACGAAGATCTGGCAAGAATTGAAGTGGATAAAAAGGATAAAGCTAAATTACTTAATGAGGATCTACTTGATGAAATATCTGATAAGTTTAAGGAATTTGGCTTTAGGTATGTAACCTTAGATTTAGAAGGATATAGGGTCGGAAGCTTTAACGAGACAATAGGAAATAAATAGTATAGTCTATACCGATAGATATTCCAGGAGGAAAAAATGAATAAGGCGGATATTAGAAAACTGCTGCAAAGAGTAAAGGACAATGAAATAGAAGTCGAAACAGCAATGGAAGTCATTGAAGATCTACCCTATAAAGAAATGGGATTTGCTAAGATTGATAATCATCGTGAAATACGGGTAGGATACCCGGAAGTCATCTATTGCGAAGGCAAAACAGTCGAACAAGTTAAAAGCATTATTGAGTTCATGCTGACTAAAGATAACAATATACTAGCAACTCGCGCTAACGAAAAAATGTACGAAGCAGTGAAAACTATCTGTGCAGAAGCCAAATATAATCCTCTAGGAAGGACGATTACCATTCAAAAGCGAGAAGAACAACTTACAGATAGTTATATTGCCATTGTTTCAGCTGGAACTTCTGATTTGCCAGTGGTGGAGGAAGCCGCAGAAACAGCAAGTATTCTTGGCAACCGGGTAGAAAAGATTGTGGATGTGGGAGTTGCAGGCATTCATAGACTTTTCGCCAAGATTGATGTCATCCGGGGAGCAAAAGTAGTTATCGTAGCTGCAGGCATGGAAGGCGCACTCGCCAGCGTTATAGGGGGAATGGTAGATAAACCTGTTATTGCTGTCCCGACAAGTGTTGGCTATGGGGCAAGCTTTGGCGGTCTTGCAGCGCTGTTATCCATGCTGAACAGTTGTGCAAGCGGTGTCAGTGTCGTTAATATCGATAATGGCTTCGGCGCAGCTTATAATGCCAGCATAATTAATAAATTATGAGATATATTTAGGAAAAGTTAAGCTGGCGCAAGTCATTAAGTATCCCGAAAATAAGTAAAATTAAGGAGAAATAACGATATGGAAAAGAAAAAATTAGGATTTGGCTTCATGCGCTTACCATTAAAGAACCAGAATGATTCTGCAAGTATTGATATGGACACAGTAAATCAAATGGTAGATACTTTTTTGGAAAGAGGCTTTACTTATTTTGATACAGCGTATATGTATCATATGAATAAGAGTGAGGCAGCAATACGAGAGGCTTTAGTAAAACGCCATAAAAGAGACAGCTTCACCTTAGCGACAAAACTACCAACGATGTTTTTGAAAACCAAAGAAGATCAAGAAAGAATTTTTAACGAACAATTAGAAAAATGTGGTGTAGATTACTTCGATTATTATCTTCTTCATAATCTTGGGGTATCCCATTATGAGATAGCACAAAAATTTGATAGTTTTGCATTTATTCAGCAAAAGAAAAAAGAAGGAAAGATCAGGCATATCGGATTTTCTTATCATGATAATGCTGATTTATTGGATGAAATCCTGACAGCACATCCGGAAGTAGATTTTGTCCAGTTACAGATTAATTATCTGGATTGGGACAGTGAAAGTATTCAGTCAAGAAAGTGCTACGAAGTGGCAAGAAAGCATAATAAACCTGTTATTATTATGGAGCCTGTCAAAGGCGGTATGCTTGCGAAAGTGCCTGAAAAAGCAGAGCAACTATTTAAAGAATATCATCCTGACATGTCTATACCATCATGGGCTATCCGTTACGTGGCAAGTCTTGAGGGAATTATGATGGTATTAAGCGGAATGTCTGATATGGAGCAGTTACTGGATAATATGGGTTATATGCAAGAGTTTAAGCCATTTGTGCAGGAAGAATATGATCGTGTTGAAAAGGCAGTTAGGATTATTAATGAAGCAATTGCCATTCCCTGTACAGCTTGTCAGTACTGTGTAGAAGATTGTCCGAAAAACATAGCGATTCCGAAGTATTTCTCGTTATATAATACGGAAAAACAAACTTTGAGCACCGGATTTTCTATACAAAGAGTATACTATGATAATTATACAAAAACGCATGGAAAAGCATCCGAGTGTATTGGATGCAAAAAGTGTGAAAAAAATTGTCCACAGCATATTGAGATTACAAAATATTTAAAAGATGTAGCGGGTGTTTTTG containing:
- the ccsA gene encoding cytochrome c biogenesis protein CcsA, which codes for MIGYVAIVLALVVTAMASFAYFNTHLAQATKLSTRKSPPQQGNGDLYYLIAALIATVGAAYLLYLILSDNFAYAYVFSYSSRQMPLAYKLSAFWAGQEGSFMLWLVFHVVFGLIMIRKNTAPPGTMSIYCGLQAILLILLLVKSPFMMLADLKLDGVGLNPLLQDPWMVIHPPILFLGYAGLAVPFAYGLGGLLSGKHESWVERALPWTLIAWSALGAGIFIGGFWAYKVLGWGGYWAWDPVENSSLVPWLVGGAFVHLLLVTRIRLAAVKGSYVAVIFTFILVLYGTFLTRSGILSDFSTHSFADEGVGTILAVFLMLTIGVALLLLIMRWPSLPQGETYTRVNSKEFILAAAALTLSLLGFLVLVGMSAPLLTMMLGNPQSVSTVFYNTTSLPLAVMLMLLLTVGPVLSRGGNEASLVKRYWWLIIVACVGVFVGIGYGLRQPMLLITITLAFTAVVMSIPGIVGGKTLNRPGAVAHMGLGLMVMGIVISSAASQSITANFVLGESQEVFGSQITYKGKYTLDADKGLYQNFQVDGLEKYSLQPYTKLNKEGNPAAREPGIHRGMAADIYLAPIVSEERQVAKEVMLKKGDQKIVEGLVIKFVDVSMAGQENNQNIRIQATLEVTKDGNIQEIRPEMIYRNGQTKVAPVKVFDTYEIGLNAVNPAEKAVSLGVRNLAGVSSLEQIDVEITHKPLINLVWLGAILITIGTSWAGIRRIPN
- a CDS encoding NapC/NirT family cytochrome c, which gives rise to MNTGQYLNRNALKLMLIGMVITVIGMAFTVVGFKFADSPAFCGSCHSMEQAHATWQVSNHKQLACTECHLPNRNLVEKMIVKSQTGMHDTYHEILRDYPASIKVSTKGKEIVVDNCLRCHQSTVENTKMMAGGDDCTKCHRGLVHGIDKSKGGMKVE
- a CDS encoding ammonia-forming cytochrome c nitrite reductase subunit c552 gives rise to the protein MSKGQKSLIALLAVLLIFFGFVVTRIGIAKPSSSVKLAKIPAGEYDPAVWGKNYPLQYESYKKMMDMSPSPTGYGGSVKVQKSEMMPELLINFKGMPFSKDYAEDRGHVYALEDLRDSKRIGPASKGACITCKTPYVEKFFQEDGWGYANKPLNELLDKAEHPVTCAECHDSETMNLRVVNPAFIEAQQKRGIDVTKASREEMRTYVCAQCHAEYYFEPGTTKVVFPWNKGLKPGEMYDVYAEKPGNFAQDWKHPDSQASMLKAQHPDYETFSTGTHAKAGVACADCHMPYMRKDGQKYTSHWVTSPLKTLDASCSSCHSQGTEWLQERVKTMQDETFQTLHAAGTVIGKAHLAIKTASEVPNADQNELAKARELVRKAQWYWDFVAAENSMGFHNPDQSIHTAAQALDMGYQAIEAANRAAGINTL
- a CDS encoding sulfite exporter TauE/SafE family protein, whose product is MTKTIVIQDMHCASCEAQIEKMLRQLNGVTKVKACYARNTVSVEYETTHCHWDEISNVIINQGYRIESEIGSATKIKSIIGMLSIFLAILMLGQFTSGFDMNSKLRGEVTYFILFMIGVFTSLHCVGMCGGIMMSQTIITGEKSVTFLPSFSYNSGRLVGYTVLGGVFGAVGSMISISIGFMSGVAIFAGICMILMGINMSGIAILRGYITIPWSAYSPALKSRTPFVVGILNGLMPCGPLQTMQLYALGTGSALDGAIAMFIFAIGTLPLMLSFGVVTGMMSKNLTKKIMKCSGAFVIILGIIMANRGLAIAGFQMPFSNFVAQTNNGISMATKAEINTGVQTIRIIANNQGYVPNVLYVQKNMPVRWIITGEQINSCNNQIIIPSLNIKKKLTTGENIIEFTPQGEELKFSCWMGMISGIIKVVDDINAVDISKEIVSIPSGSGCCSTDGTSQCCSSAKDQVSIYGDDIEKVPTERLVHKAIVSGDKQIVNIIGTGYELEPLISVVKKGKDTSIKFNFTAFDKPEGNWELVDYSEKKVIYAFDGRKEGNIIELYTKSLGTLGIYKDKKVVGIIEVVEDLKDIDKEKIRAKFLN